A stretch of Macadamia integrifolia cultivar HAES 741 chromosome 7, SCU_Mint_v3, whole genome shotgun sequence DNA encodes these proteins:
- the LOC122084298 gene encoding V-type proton ATPase 16 kDa proteolipid subunit, with protein sequence MSSTFSGDETAPFFGFLGAAAALVFSCMGAAYGTAKSGVGVASMGVMRPELVMKSIVPVVMAGVLGIYGLIIAVIISTGINPKAKSYYLFDGYAHLSSGLACGLAGLSAGMAIGIVGDAGVRANAQQPKLFVGMILILIFAEALALYGLIVGIILSSRAGQSRAD encoded by the exons ATGTCGTCTACCTTTAGCGGCGATGAAACTGCTCCATTCTTCGGCTTCCTCGGCGCTGCAGCTGCCCTAGTTTTCTCCT GTATGGGAGCTGCTTATGGAACCGCAAAGAGTGGTGTTGGTGTGGCCTCCATGGGTGTTATGAGGCCAGAGCTTGTGATGAAATCGATCGTTCCTGTCGTTATGGCCGGAGTTTTAGGTATTTATGGCCTAATTATTGCCGTCATCATAAGTACTGGAATAAACCCCAAGGCCAAATCATATTACCTTTTTGATGGTTACGCACACCTTTCTTCTGGTCTTGCTTGTGGTCTCGCTGGACTCTCTGCTGGAATGGCGATTGGGATCGTTGGTGATGCTGGCGTTAG AGCTAATGCACAACAACCAAAACTCTTTGTTGGAATGATCCTGATTCTCATCTTCGCGGAAGCGTTGGCGCTTTATGGGCTCATTGTTGGTATTATCCTCTCTTCCCGAGCTGGTCAGTCCAGAGCAGACTGA